A window of the Zootoca vivipara chromosome 14, rZooViv1.1, whole genome shotgun sequence genome harbors these coding sequences:
- the GPRC5B gene encoding G-protein coupled receptor family C group 5 member B isoform X3 encodes MTPFPTVALLLLLFVVGYGSSENSSTSRGCGLDLFPQYVYLCDLDAIWGIVVEAVAGAGVLTTLLLMLILLARLPFIKEKEKKSPLGVHFLFLFGTLGLFGLAFAFIIQEDETICSVRRFAWGVLFALCFSCLLVQAWRLRKLVRHGKSPSGWQLAGVAVCFALVQVIIAAEWLILTVVRDGKQACRYEPMDFAMASIYVMFLMVLALGFSFFTVCGKFKKWKKNGVCLILTSFFSILLWVAWLTMYLYGNNELRRRDQWSDPTLAIALVSSGWVFVIFHAIPEVHCSILPSQQENTPNYFDTSQPRMRETAFEDDLQLPRSYMENKAFSMDEHNAALRTAGFRNGSLGSRPGAPFRSNVYQPTEMAVVLNGGTIPTAPPSYTGRHLW; translated from the exons GGGCTACGGATCGTCGGAGAATTCCAGTACCTCCAGAGGGTGCGGCCTGGACCTTTTCCCTCAGTATGTCTACCTGTGTGACCTGGATGCCATCTGGGGGATCGTCGTGGAGGCGGTGGCCGGAGCTGGAGTCTTGACAACCCTGCTCCTCATGCTGATCTTGCTGGCAAGGTTGCCGTTCAtcaaggaaaaagagaagaagagccCCCTGGGGgtccacttcctcttcctctttgggACCCTGGGACTCTTTGGGTTGGCCTTCGCCTTCATTATCCAGGAGGATGAGACCATCTGCTCGGTCCGCCGTTTCGCCTGGGGGGTCCTCTTTGCGCTCTGCTTCTCGTGTTTGCTTGTCCAAGCCTGGAGGCTACGGAAACTCGTCCGGCACGGCAAGAGCCCGTCCGGGTGGCAGCTGGCCGGCGTCGCCGTCTGCTTTGCGCTGGTCCAAGTCATTATCGCAGCGGAGTGGCTGATACTGACGGTCGTGCGGGACGGGAAACAGGCCTGCCGTTATGAGCCGATGGATTTCGCGATGGCTTCCATCTACGTCATGTTTCTGATGGTGCTGGCCCTGGGCTTTTCTTTCTTCACAGTGTGCGGGAAGtttaagaaatggaagaagaatggagtgTGCCTCATTCTAACCAGCTTTTTCTCAATCCTCCTTTGGGTTGCTTGGCTGACTATGTACCTGTATGGTAATAATGAACTGAGGAGAAGAGACCAATGGAGTGACCCCACTCTGGCAATAGCACTGGTGTCTAGCGGTTGGGTCTTCGTGATCTTCCATGCTATCCCGGAGGTTCATTGCTCCATCCTCCCATCCCAGCAGGAAAACACACCTAATTATTTTGATACTTCGCAACCGCGAATGCGGGAGACTGCTTTTGAGGACGACCTGCAGCTTCCGCGGAGCTACATGGAAAACAAAGCCTTTTCGATGGATGAGCATAATGCAG CTTTGCGGACTGCAGGATTTCGCAACGGCAGCCTGGGTAGCCGTCCCGGCGCCCCCTTTAGAAGCAACGTCTACCAGCCCACTGAGATGGCAGTTGTCCTGAATGGTGGGACT ATTCCAACTGCTCCACCAAGTTACACTGGAAGACACCTTTGGTGA